In Methanoculleus sp. SDB, a single genomic region encodes these proteins:
- a CDS encoding ATP phosphoribosyltransferase regulatory subunit — protein MLQKPRGTRDFLPGEMRHRRAVERCMRETAEKWGYGEVCTPIFEEAELFTLRSGEGIIHEMYAFEDKGGRMLALRPEITASVLRMYVNEGRVLPKPVRWSYVADCFRYERPQKGRYRQFWQFGIELIGADTAAADAEVVLVGADVLAATGVSFDMHIGHLAPMKFLLSGLDPQVQRRMMAYLDKRDFDGLRTFSEETGTTDRYDALKALPECRTIEEMRDLCGDLPELSRIGETLAILDAEGLEYTLDFGIARGLDYYTGMVFEAFAENLGAENQILGGGAYRLAYLFGGDDVASCGFAIGFDRVLVSLGGIDGPRPPVLGILYTPGARHAAFAAARRFRREGVHAELNLIDRGIGAQMKHAAKNADFVVLLGERECIAGTVTLKNLHSGEQRECGVEDAIAEVKAFGAC, from the coding sequence ATGCTTCAGAAACCACGGGGAACGCGGGATTTTTTGCCCGGAGAGATGAGACACCGTCGGGCGGTGGAACGATGTATGCGTGAGACCGCGGAGAAGTGGGGGTACGGCGAGGTATGCACTCCCATATTTGAAGAGGCTGAACTTTTCACGCTGCGATCAGGCGAGGGAATCATTCATGAGATGTATGCATTTGAGGACAAAGGGGGAAGGATGCTTGCCCTGCGCCCGGAAATAACTGCATCGGTCCTGCGTATGTACGTTAATGAGGGGCGGGTGCTCCCGAAACCCGTCCGGTGGAGTTACGTGGCCGACTGCTTCCGGTACGAACGGCCGCAGAAAGGACGGTATCGCCAGTTCTGGCAGTTCGGGATCGAACTGATCGGTGCCGACACCGCCGCAGCCGATGCGGAGGTCGTGCTCGTCGGAGCGGACGTTCTGGCGGCCACCGGTGTTTCGTTCGACATGCATATCGGGCATCTGGCGCCGATGAAATTCCTTCTTTCCGGGCTTGATCCTCAGGTTCAGAGACGCATGATGGCATATCTTGATAAACGGGACTTCGATGGTCTTCGGACATTCTCCGAAGAAACAGGAACCACCGACCGGTATGATGCACTCAAAGCTCTTCCGGAATGCCGAACCATCGAAGAAATGCGCGATCTCTGCGGTGATCTGCCGGAGTTGTCACGCATCGGGGAGACATTAGCGATCCTGGATGCCGAAGGACTCGAATATACGCTCGATTTCGGGATTGCGCGCGGTCTTGATTATTATACGGGTATGGTTTTCGAGGCATTTGCAGAGAACCTCGGCGCTGAAAACCAGATACTTGGCGGCGGTGCGTACCGGCTCGCCTATCTCTTCGGGGGCGACGATGTCGCGTCATGCGGCTTTGCCATCGGTTTTGACAGGGTTCTCGTCTCACTGGGCGGGATCGACGGGCCCCGCCCTCCCGTTCTGGGAATCCTCTATACGCCGGGGGCACGTCACGCGGCGTTTGCCGCTGCACGCAGGTTCAGAAGGGAGGGAGTGCATGCGGAACTCAATCTCATTGACCGCGGGATCGGAGCCCAGATGAAACATGCGGCGAAGAACGCTGATTTCGTTGTTCTGCTCGGGGAGCGCGAATGCATCGCCGGGACAGTGACGTTGAAAAACCTTCATTCCGGCGAGCAGCGGGAATGCGGGGTCGAAGATGCCATTGCCGAGGTGAAGGCATTTGGTGCTTGCTGA
- a CDS encoding ABC transporter permease: MASTYLLYIALFGVAVVIFLWLRDARIFFRTNTRGYRNASYQGVLYTAIAIAGLWAGWYGNEYLALGLVLLALFLQGRIEREPVWHGESAAERFFGSVRRSNDKIQKKI, from the coding sequence GCCCTGTTTGGAGTTGCAGTGGTTATTTTCCTCTGGTTGCGGGATGCCCGGATATTTTTTCGGACCAATACCCGGGGATATCGTAACGCCTCCTATCAGGGCGTTCTGTACACGGCGATTGCGATTGCGGGTCTCTGGGCAGGGTGGTACGGCAATGAATATCTTGCGCTCGGTCTGGTGCTGCTTGCCCTCTTTCTGCAGGGACGTATCGAACGGGAACCGGTATGGCACGGCGAATCCGCAGCAGAGCGGTTTTTTGGCAGTGTCCGGCGCAGTAATGATAAGATCCAGAAGAAGATCTGA